Proteins from one Nitrospirota bacterium genomic window:
- the hisH gene encoding imidazole glycerol phosphate synthase subunit HisH: MIAIIDYGMGNLRSVQKAFEKIGYDAVVTENPSRIVDADKVVLPGVGAFCDCMRNLEDANLVEAVLKSIESGKPFLGICLGLQLLFTESEEFGVYRGLDVIKGKVVRFPPDMTEPLPSLPSGLSINPVRLKVPHMGWNRIEKVKDVPILTDVPDGSYVYFVHSYYVVPDERDVIATTTGYGVRFISMIWKDNIYATQFHPEKSQEVGLKILKRFGELK, encoded by the coding sequence ATGATCGCTATTATAGACTACGGTATGGGTAATCTTAGGAGTGTCCAGAAGGCTTTTGAGAAGATTGGATATGATGCGGTTGTCACAGAAAATCCGAGTCGTATAGTAGATGCAGATAAGGTTGTTCTACCGGGTGTCGGTGCATTCTGCGATTGTATGAGAAATCTTGAAGATGCGAATCTGGTGGAGGCAGTTCTTAAAAGTATCGAGAGTGGTAAGCCATTTCTCGGTATATGTCTCGGGCTACAACTTCTCTTTACCGAAAGCGAGGAATTTGGGGTTTACAGGGGACTCGATGTAATAAAGGGTAAGGTTGTGAGATTTCCTCCTGACATGACTGAACCATTACCATCTTTACCATCAGGACTCTCAATTAATCCAGTCAGGCTCAAGGTTCCACATATGGGCTGGAACAGGATTGAAAAAGTTAAGGATGTTCCTATACTTACCGATGTTCCTGACGGTAGTTATGTCTATTTTGTTCACTCGTATTATGTAGTACCTGATGAGAGAGATGTTATTGCAACTACCACGGGCTACGGTGTCAGATTTATTTCAATGATATGGAAAGACAATATCTATGCTACACAATTTCACCCTGAAAAAAGTCAGGAAGTAGGTCTCAAGATATTAAAGAGATTTGGAGAACTTAAATGA
- a CDS encoding MFS transporter — translation MTKKYFKARMKFSPFILLCSTGLFAIFSSTISKSPVLPLFSAFLGADPSGVGVIASISAFTGVIVSIPAGILSDRFGRKRMLLFSVFVFSTAPFLYLMVTNLWQLAIIRFYHGFATAIFIPVAMATISDLFDKERGEKMGWFSSSTLIGRFMAPIAGGSIIGFLAFNPEISYKSVYMLCGMAGMVALALTLKIPALKETEYKKQRWVETVKGFRTVISNKGILLTSAVEAAILFAYGTFETFLPLYSIRVGLSAYEIGVFLSAQVITLALTKPMMGRFSDRHGRKPQIFVGAIIGAVCIGSFPLFRSSIPLLALSILFGLSLSIVTSATSALVADLSRRENRGSAMGVLGSIMDIGHTTGPLFSGIIATYSGYSQAFMSVSVVLVIVALIFQSFKFSKSL, via the coding sequence ATGACGAAAAAGTATTTTAAGGCAAGAATGAAATTCAGTCCCTTCATACTCCTCTGCAGCACAGGGCTTTTTGCCATATTCAGCTCAACAATATCAAAAAGCCCTGTGCTTCCTCTCTTTTCAGCCTTTCTTGGTGCAGACCCATCAGGTGTGGGTGTAATTGCTTCTATATCTGCTTTTACTGGTGTCATTGTTAGTATACCTGCTGGAATACTTTCGGACAGATTTGGAAGAAAAAGGATGCTCCTTTTCTCTGTTTTTGTATTCTCAACAGCACCCTTTCTTTATCTTATGGTAACCAATCTATGGCAACTTGCAATAATAAGATTTTATCATGGTTTTGCCACTGCCATATTTATCCCTGTGGCTATGGCTACGATCTCAGACCTCTTTGATAAAGAAAGAGGTGAAAAGATGGGCTGGTTTTCTTCTTCTACCCTCATCGGAAGATTCATGGCACCTATAGCTGGTGGAAGTATTATAGGTTTTTTAGCCTTTAACCCTGAAATAAGCTATAAATCTGTGTATATGCTCTGTGGTATGGCTGGCATGGTTGCCCTTGCTCTGACTCTAAAGATACCAGCACTCAAGGAGACAGAATATAAAAAGCAGAGATGGGTTGAGACAGTAAAAGGGTTCAGGACAGTAATATCGAACAAAGGTATACTTCTAACAAGCGCTGTTGAAGCTGCAATACTGTTTGCTTATGGCACTTTTGAGACATTCCTGCCTCTTTATTCGATAAGAGTAGGTCTCAGTGCCTATGAGATTGGAGTTTTTCTGTCTGCACAGGTCATCACGCTGGCATTAACAAAACCAATGATGGGAAGATTTTCTGATAGACATGGAAGAAAACCACAGATTTTTGTGGGTGCTATAATTGGCGCAGTCTGCATCGGTAGTTTTCCACTTTTTAGGTCATCCATACCTTTACTTGCTTTGAGTATATTATTTGGATTAAGCCTCTCGATTGTGACATCTGCAACATCTGCATTAGTTGCCGATCTCAGCAGGCGTGAGAATCGTGGCTCTGCAATGGGAGTGCTTGGCTCTATCATGGACATAGGACACACCACAGGACCTCTGTTTTCAGGCATTATTGCTACATACTCTGGTTACAGTCAGGCATTTATGTCAGTTTCAGTTGTCCTTGTTATAGTAGCATTGATATTTCAATCATTTAAGTTCTCCAAATCTCTTTAA
- a CDS encoding HDIG domain-containing metalloprotein, whose amino-acid sequence MSYKIQDTDVDLLRKAGVSEDDIKHCVKVAEKALEIARRTGANVDMELVGRGALFHDLGKTKTHEIEHGKIGAEIGRDLGLPKSITDIMEKHIRGGLTEEEANELGLPVKDYSLKNLEERIVIYAGRLVDIIMDGIIPVKSELEAEERFVEILRNYPRYGKNEKTLNRYIGYHREIQGLMKQF is encoded by the coding sequence ATGAGCTATAAGATTCAAGATACAGATGTTGATTTGCTCAGAAAAGCAGGCGTATCAGAAGATGATATAAAACACTGTGTCAAGGTAGCAGAAAAGGCATTAGAGATTGCCCGGAGGACTGGCGCTAATGTTGACATGGAACTTGTTGGTAGAGGCGCCTTATTCCATGACCTCGGTAAGACAAAGACTCATGAGATTGAGCACGGCAAAATCGGTGCTGAAATTGGAAGAGACTTAGGGTTACCTAAGTCAATAACAGATATAATGGAGAAACATATAAGGGGTGGCCTTACAGAAGAGGAAGCAAATGAACTTGGATTGCCAGTAAAAGATTATTCCCTCAAAAACCTCGAAGAAAGGATAGTGATTTATGCAGGCAGACTTGTGGATATAATCATGGATGGGATTATACCTGTTAAATCTGAACTTGAAGCGGAAGAACGTTTTGTGGAAATACTAAGAAACTATCCGAGGTATGGGAAAAACGAAAAGACGCTGAATAGGTACATTGGTTATCACAGAGAAATTCAGGGATTAATGAAACAATTTTGA